The DNA region gaattgtggaTCCCATGGTAACATCTattagctttatatatatatatattttgcattgtttttctaCAAGATAAAGGTTTCAGACTGATCTTTGCAAACATTTCTCTGTAAAAACACATTTTGTTTGTGAGTAGTTTTTCTTAGtaacaaataaaaaaggcaaTTTCAGTATTGTTATtaccatattttctctttttacaatTCTTTCTGAAAAATTTACACGTCTTGacataatatataagaatattgATCAAGTAGATGCAACTTACAGGTGCAGTGAAAATCACCAGGAAACAAATTTGTAAAACTGTTATTACGTTTATTTTCTGGTTATTTTATCTCTAGCTTGCAAACgaggaaactaaggcccagagagtttcagtaatttgcccaagatcacccaGATAGTAAGTAACAGAGCTAGAGTTGATCCCAGGAAGTCTGGCTCCTGAGTTCCTAATAGTAATACTAGACAATCCTGCCACACAATTCTTAGTGACCCCCTTAGAAGGATAAATAGCTGCTGATTCCAGGCTGCGATTTGTCAAAGTGTTAAATACTTCACCAAGGGAAAAGCATAACTCTCTACGGCTGGTAGTTTTACAGACTCCTTAATAACAGAGCTGATTTCTAAGACTCCAACTGCATCTTAAAGGGAGGTTACATTCTGAGAACAATAATAGCCATCATCATAATAAATACTATGTATTGAATGCTTGGTAAGTAGCAGAATCATACGCCTATTAGCAAGTAGGGATCTCCTGGGAGATGACACAATTTTTGCTCaaacagaaacacaaaaaaagaagcgCTAAAGGTTCCTCCCTCTGTACTCCCCAGTGTCCTCAGTATCTTGGGTCAAAGGATAACAGAGTTCAAGAGAACAAAAGTAAATGTAACAGTTGATGATACCAGTTCGGCTGGGTCATCTATCTTCAAAAGGGATGATTTGTACTTTTGGCAAGTCTGTTGACATTCCTTCCAGGTTTTATTTCCAGTGATAAAAAGATAACATGTTATACCACAACAAAACCATTCTTCTTCCCAGAGTTTACCTACAACATATAAGGTGAATCATTAAACTTCTTGTCAGTTGGTATTAACCAGAATCATATATTTATCAGTCCTTTATACCTAGAAATTAATAATGATGATATGAGGCTCATCAAGATTCTGGAATGCCCGCTACATAaaagaaacattatttttttggaattgttttcttttactccttttccttgcatattttatatatccccaaattttaaaatattattggtCTTTCaataataaagacaataaatttctattaacCACCACTATATCTAAATGAgattaaatatgcaaaatatatatacatatgaaatttTAACTTTAAGCAGATATTTATTAGTTGCTGATTCCATCATTATGCAAAATAGCAGAATTTACTGTATGAGAGTTTACCTCTTGGGCATTTTTAATGGCATCATAATGCACAGCTGCACAAACAAAAACACTAGAGTAAATCCTGCAAATGTACCTCAGGGAATATATATACTTGTCACAAATACACCAaatatcagaaatcaaggcagaaTGGAAaaacacacacgcatacacaatCTTCACAACTACctgcaaataaaaaccacttcTGACCATTCTGGCCAAAGAAAATTTTTACTGGTAGCTTCTATACTCCATGTCAACCACAAAGTCTGAATCTCCAATTTGCCCACAGATTCAAATTATCCAAATTTTCAGGGGAACTAAACATTTTCTGAAAGCAATAGGAATATAAGAACCACCCCCTgagtttcaggaaaaaaatagcatTCTACTAATTCGAACATGGCTCCCAGGGTCTCAACCCCATGATTGAAACGAGCAGACCCAAATACTTCATTGTATCTAAGAGACACAACTTCAGGAGACCCACAGATCACTAGAGTATATCATGAACCTGCTTATCACATTTCAAAACTTCTGGAGGAGGAGGATATAAGGCAAAATTATGCAAGCTTTCATTCATGATTTCTTCCATACCTGTGTTTTGCAAAGATTCTGAAGAGTTCCCAGGTTTTCTATGGcatatgttctttttttcaaagaGTGAGTCAAGTTCCTGTTTTTGTTGAAGCACTTCATTTTTGAAACTGTCATATTCTAAAGTCTTATTTGTCAAAAGCTGCTCCTTTAAGTAGCTATCATTTTGCAAAATATGATAGTTTTTTCTGAGGTTTAGAAGAATTTCCTCCTGCTGATGTTTTTCTTGAATATACTGAAAAACTAAAATCAATAACATACATAACACAAAAAATTACTCATAATCCTTAAATATTAAAACTTAGGGCACAAGAAACTATCTCACTTGGTCAACAATTCATTTCATTACTTAATTAGTAATGTGACATTTAGAAAGTAACAACTTaatgaactgaaaataaaaatggaaatatcaaaTTTCTCAGCATTAGCAACTAATGTAGTTGTAGAATGAATAAAACATCTAAATAAAACTATGATCTTAAtatcttccttttcagtttaatttacttttaatagCACATCATTTGCAAATAGGTGCCAAAACAAAACTCAGTCAACACTTAGCAAAACTTCTTCTGAGTATGAAAATCCAAACTAAGAAACATAAagaatgtgaatatataatatatttcaataaaattgcattttaaaaaaggaagaaacatgaAGAGATAGCACAATTATTAGTGGAACAGATAGACTATCCACAGGAGAAAAGAAAGTGAGTAGATCCAGATATACAGTTTTGTCTGAGTGTAAGTTATTGGTGACGTTTTCTAAATAcatcaatgaaaaacaaaagatgaCATTGAATTGAGGATTGTCTAACATTTTTATGGAATCACTCTTTTTGTTAAACCATTTCCTCATACACTTAGAGACTCAAGATGAAGACACATTTCTTTTGAACAGCTGCATCTCAAATGTTTAAGATTCATAATGATCTAAATTCAAATGGCAGAATATTACTAAGTCCTGTATCAGGGAGAATATTACCATGCCTCCATACAGAATGAAACAGCTCGTCATAGCTATAGACTCGATGGaaataggtaaataaaaggaaaatgacacTGTGATAAATCTGGGGAAAAATCACCAACAAAGTCCATAGCCATCTTGGGCAGCCTCTGATTGTAGCCAGAGAACAAGTAATGGTGTTTACCGCCATTACTCAGATCAAAAGGACATATTTCCATTACTTACTCATTGCCCCCATAACTGTGACTGCAATCAACAGTAGTAAACAGAGAGTTCCCAGAGTCACTGCAACGAAATGCCAGGGCACTGAACACTCTttgaatgaaaaagagagaaaataatcatCAGAAAAGAGGCAGACCCACTATTAACCTTAACCTGGTATACCATTTGAAACAGACAGTCttctctgaaactttttttttaatactatatCATACAAATTGACTTCAATGTGTAACCTTGGAATTATCAGTTTTAAAGTTTCACCTTCTAGCTGATTTATCACCCATCACAGTAATCCTACATACATcagttgtgtaagatttcaaaaACATCCTTTATACAGACGGCAATCAACACAATACACATTTGTGAGAATCCACATTAACATCTGTATGCCTTCCTGTGATCACAACGAAGGATGAAGAATGAGACGTTGGTAGCCAATAGTTATTCGGAGGCCCTGACTTGAAGCAGGAGATAGGATCAGAATCTGTCCTAAAAGGAGTTTCTAGAGATCCACTTTTCCTTACTCCATTAATTCTATTTTCCTCTAAAGAGTACTGTACTTATTCTCTTACTTTTGAGGTCCTAAGTATCTGAAAGTTGACATCTCATTATcataaactaaaacaataaaagctATTTTCAAATTAGAGTTTGTGATAATATTTGAAGATACAGAGATAAAGTAGATAAATTAGAAAGCCCCTTTTGATTTGAATACGTTCACTGTTTCACTGTCACTAAAGGTTTTGGTAAATGTTTAAGACTCCTAAAATATCATTTGTCTGAataaaaactttgtttttaacACATAGTTTACACTTCTTAAACATTGTCTCAGACTTTTATTTCCATAGGAGATTAAGTGTTTTCTTGAGACATTAGCCTGTCTCACTTTTAAGGGCCTCACAAATTCTTTCTGACCAGattcaaaagaaaacattttatttcttttcaaatttaaaataatttgttaatttctccctccttataaagtttataaaaagaaCAGTTCGATTCTACTCTATTGCATTATGCCTTCATTTACTAGctgaaaacatgaaataaaaatagggaaattttGCTCAAACATCAAAAGTTCGGCCATCTATTAGAGGCAGGTGAATCTAGATACTTAGAATATACCTTTGCCATTGGTGTTCCCAGGCCTTTGGGTACCAGCAGGCCTTAATGTATTCTGTGATTCTGCAGGAGACTGAAGAAAACTCAGGACTGAATAAATCACTTCCTGGTCACTCATCTCtagagttagaagaaaaaatactttGCATTAAAACTTTGCAATAGGACAATTCCTGtccaaagaaaaatcaatatgtCAGCCTAGAGGATACCAAGATGTGATGCTGAGAAGAATTTTTGTATGGGCTTATTAACTCCTTCAAGTGCCTAAAGCCTACAAAATGAATCTGatttataaagaaatggaaaaccgtCCAACATTTCTGTTAAAAAACCATTTATGCTTATGGTACTCAATTCTATTGTTATTAGGAAGTatggaaagaatttttaaaatctgtcaaTAAATTATCGTCTTATTCTCCAAGTCAAATgttaaagctgttaaaaatgctcaacatacatgtatacatgttAGGCAAAATTGATAGCATCTCAAATCCTGAAGCACTTTTAAAACTATCAATTCAAGATGCAAAAACAAATGCTACATCCAGAAATAATATGAGTCTCTTGGcctaaaaaataaacacactaaAGAgtgctttttctctttaatatacATGATCTGACCTGCATATAAATATAAACTAAGTTTTTGCATTTTTCCAATTATTACATGACACTACTAGGATTTCTCAGTGTGTATCCCATACACCATCTACAAAGGAATTGTTTGAGGGAAtcagttaatatttaaaaattcaaatacccCATGCAAGATGTGCTAAATAAGAATCTCTTAGGTTGGAGCCCAAATACCTGTATTTTTTCATCACAAATGATCagacattaaaattttagaaaaaaatcttctAGTACATGATGACGCCAGAGACGCTTATATGAAAGGTG from Tamandua tetradactyla isolate mTamTet1 chromosome 7, mTamTet1.pri, whole genome shotgun sequence includes:
- the LOC143691503 gene encoding killer cell lectin-like receptor 2 isoform X1 codes for the protein MSDQEVIYSVLSFLQSPAESQNTLRPAGTQRPGNTNGKECSVPWHFVAVTLGTLCLLLLIAVTVMGAMIFQYIQEKHQQEEILLNLRKNYHILQNDSYLKEQLLTNKTLEYDSFKNEVLQQKQELDSLFEKKNICHRKPGNSSESLQNTGKLWEEEWFCCGITCYLFITGNKTWKECQQTCQKYKSSLLKIDDPAELVFVRSQIYRNNYWIGLSYNEKDHKWRWVDNSTSSEINFAIMNLPSGRGECAFLTATRVASINCVKTYNCICKKRIHYTSLGSI
- the LOC143691503 gene encoding killer cell lectin-like receptor 2 isoform X2, with protein sequence MSDQEVIYSVLSFLQSPAESQNTLRPAGTQRPGNTNGKECSVPWHFVAVTLGTLCLLLLIAVTVMGAMIFQYIQEKHQQEEILLNLRKNYHILQNDSYLKEQLLTNKTLEYDSFKNEVLQQKQELDSLFEKKNICHRKPGNSSESLQNTGKLWEEEWFCCGITCYLFITGNKTWKECQQTCQKYKSSLLKIDDPAELVFVRSQIYRNNYWIGLSYNEKDHKWRWVDNSTSSEIND